Proteins encoded together in one Halalkaliarchaeum sp. AArc-CO window:
- the arsB gene encoding ACR3 family arsenite efflux transporter, protein MSELEHEHGPDCGCPDCGNPRSMDFLDKYLTVWIFLAMAAGVGLGYVSPGVVEPIQQYHLVEIGLILMMYPPLAKVNYRQLPTVFRQWRVLSLSLIQNWLIGPTLMFALAVIFFSGIVPWFPARPEYFLGLIFIGMARCIAMVLVWNDLAEGSSEYAAGLVAFNSVFQILTYGVYIWFFALFLPPILGLDAMVAGIAAFDITVEQVFWAIAIFLGIPFAGGILTRVGGVRAKGEAWYAEQLIPKISPVTLLALLFTVIVMFATQGDNIIAQPTDVLWLAVPLTIYFVVMFLVSFAMGRGIGADYSTTTAIGFTAASNNFELAIAVAVAVFGVGSGVAFATVIGPLIEVPVLLALVNVAIYFQQKFDWTGYETGQLVGTAPAASGGSVGDPDGAETDGPEPGSPDGKPSTEPSVDD, encoded by the coding sequence ATGAGTGAACTCGAACACGAACACGGGCCCGACTGTGGCTGTCCCGACTGCGGGAATCCCCGGTCGATGGATTTCCTCGACAAGTACCTGACAGTCTGGATTTTCCTGGCGATGGCGGCAGGCGTCGGGCTGGGATACGTTTCGCCGGGGGTTGTCGAACCAATTCAGCAGTACCATCTCGTCGAGATCGGCCTGATTCTGATGATGTATCCGCCGCTGGCGAAGGTCAACTACCGGCAGCTGCCGACAGTCTTCAGGCAGTGGCGGGTGCTCAGTCTGAGCCTGATCCAAAACTGGTTGATCGGCCCGACGCTGATGTTCGCGCTGGCGGTGATCTTCTTCAGCGGGATCGTGCCGTGGTTCCCCGCCCGCCCCGAGTACTTCCTCGGGTTGATCTTCATCGGGATGGCGCGGTGTATCGCAATGGTGCTGGTCTGGAACGACCTCGCGGAGGGGTCCAGCGAATACGCCGCGGGCCTGGTGGCGTTCAACAGCGTCTTCCAGATCCTCACGTACGGTGTGTACATCTGGTTTTTCGCGCTGTTCCTGCCGCCGATCCTCGGGCTCGACGCCATGGTCGCCGGAATCGCCGCCTTCGACATCACCGTCGAACAGGTGTTCTGGGCGATCGCCATCTTCCTCGGGATCCCCTTTGCGGGCGGCATCCTGACCCGTGTCGGCGGCGTTCGGGCGAAAGGCGAGGCGTGGTACGCCGAGCAACTCATTCCGAAGATCAGTCCCGTAACACTTCTTGCGCTGCTGTTTACGGTAATCGTGATGTTCGCCACTCAGGGCGACAACATCATCGCCCAGCCGACCGACGTCCTCTGGCTTGCCGTCCCGCTGACGATCTACTTCGTCGTGATGTTCCTGGTGAGCTTCGCGATGGGACGGGGCATCGGCGCCGACTACTCGACGACGACCGCGATCGGCTTTACGGCAGCGTCGAACAACTTCGAGCTGGCGATCGCCGTCGCCGTCGCCGTCTTCGGCGTCGGCTCCGGGGTCGCGTTCGCAACTGTCATCGGGCCGCTGATCGAAGTGCCTGTGCTGCTGGCGCTGGTCAACGTCGCAATCTACTTCCAGCAGAAGTTCGACTGGACTGGATACGAAACGGGACAGCTCGTGGGAACTGCACCCGCCGCTTCCGGTGGTTCAGTCGGCGACCCGGATGGAGCCGAGACGGACGGTCCGGAACCCGGTTCCCCCGACGGCAAGCCCTCGACGGAGCCGAGCGTGGACGACTGA
- a CDS encoding metalloregulator ArsR/SmtB family transcription factor — MTNATVRLKRYLEDEIGDCQPADVDERITELDALETVLDDDRIGKEVAILAALANETRFKLVRLLVAADGELCVCELNAMVDASESAISHALSRLNDTGLVTRRKDGRWRKYRATNVAVAVVTLLDGTATDE; from the coding sequence ATGACTAATGCGACGGTGCGGCTCAAACGCTATCTCGAAGACGAGATCGGGGATTGTCAGCCAGCAGATGTCGACGAGCGAATTACCGAGCTCGACGCACTTGAGACGGTGCTTGACGACGACCGCATCGGCAAAGAGGTGGCCATCCTCGCGGCACTGGCGAACGAGACCCGGTTCAAGCTGGTTCGGCTGCTCGTGGCCGCCGACGGCGAACTGTGCGTCTGCGAACTGAACGCGATGGTGGACGCCAGCGAGAGCGCGATCAGCCACGCCCTCTCCCGGTTGAACGATACAGGACTCGTCACTCGTCGCAAGGACGGCCGATGGCGCAAATACCGGGCCACAAACGTCGCGGTGGCAGTGGTGACTCTGCTCGACGGAACCGCCACCGATGAGTGA
- a CDS encoding electron transfer flavoprotein subunit beta/FixA family protein codes for MHTIVLTKGVPDFREGEVSFDEDGHLERGKTPTVMNPNDKHALEAALQTRVRHGGRVSLLSMGPPGYDGILQEGMRDVYADDLYLISDREFAAADTWATAITLATAIRHHGDVDLVFAGFKTADGETGHTGPQTCWCLDWPLVTHVVALEVDEEDRRLRAKRLVEGDVEEIETVEVPMPAVVVADPEFEPTYRTANTRLEHKRLRQETQKRAEEYEEHLEMWDHEELNLDPDYVGLDGSPTIVESVDPIPRAPSEREATDVDPEDSEAMGQVLEEMQPFAAGGD; via the coding sequence ATGCACACGATTGTACTGACGAAAGGCGTTCCCGACTTCCGTGAAGGCGAGGTCTCCTTCGACGAGGACGGCCACCTGGAACGGGGAAAGACCCCGACGGTGATGAACCCGAACGACAAGCACGCCCTGGAGGCGGCGTTACAGACTCGCGTTCGACACGGCGGGCGGGTGAGCCTACTGAGCATGGGGCCTCCCGGCTACGATGGAATTCTCCAGGAGGGAATGCGAGACGTGTACGCAGACGACCTGTATCTGATCTCCGATCGCGAGTTCGCGGCCGCGGACACCTGGGCGACCGCGATCACGCTGGCGACGGCGATCCGGCACCACGGCGACGTCGACCTGGTGTTCGCGGGCTTTAAAACCGCCGACGGCGAGACCGGCCACACCGGCCCCCAGACGTGCTGGTGTCTCGACTGGCCGCTCGTCACCCACGTCGTCGCGCTCGAAGTCGACGAGGAAGATCGCCGGCTCCGCGCGAAACGGCTCGTCGAGGGCGACGTCGAGGAGATCGAAACCGTCGAGGTGCCGATGCCCGCCGTCGTCGTCGCTGATCCGGAGTTCGAGCCCACCTATCGGACCGCGAACACCCGGCTCGAACACAAGCGCCTCCGGCAGGAGACGCAGAAGCGAGCCGAGGAGTACGAGGAGCACCTCGAGATGTGGGACCACGAGGAGCTGAACCTGGATCCCGACTACGTCGGCCTCGACGGGTCGCCGACGATCGTCGAGAGCGTGGACCCGATCCCACGGGCGCCCTCCGAGCGAGAGGCCACAGACGTCGATCCGGAGGATTCCGAGGCCATGGGACAGGTTCTCGAGGAGATGCAGCCGTTCGCCGCGGGGGGTGACTGA
- a CDS encoding electron transfer flavoprotein subunit alpha/FixB family protein, whose translation MTLDPGEYDVSELGPELADVADVEELREILDTEKAGKDRTAAKTLIESRIEKFEGDDEEEPGDENGDAGLDLAEMSAADVGNAVRKIDDVERLRELIEREEAGDNRDSVKRLVENRIDSVAGSEESDEREQLSPEEKHPELDHPTADKQYVKALDNGAYRDMWVYCETQAGELIDVSLEMLGKARELMDEYNRQYDAAERVVAVLIGDDVAGHADTCIEHGADVVVYHEDDRLERFRHKPYTEIFCDMARGGAEPPMGVGEERTPGTDPDPADWRDYDEPRYTLFPATNNGRDLSALVQGELDSGLASDCSGLYITDVTVSNPVKTGGSGNNREFRRVLHMKRPDFSGFEYSTILCLDNPTREFHPQGASVIPGSFDVPDPDPEREGAVIEHDLELEDEWFRAEVIDFDRLDGGVDLTGNDVVVCMGRGISADPTRGMELAVELADRFESADVGVTRGIVTGSFNFDGHVEQYTAEERQIGETGQEIEPDLYVAAGVSGAVQHKVGCDESGTIVAINTDPDARIHDWSDYFIEGDLFEVLPRLIDGIAAGEIDLEAAADGGELE comes from the coding sequence ATGACACTCGATCCCGGCGAGTATGACGTCTCCGAACTCGGGCCGGAACTGGCCGACGTCGCCGACGTCGAGGAACTCCGCGAAATCCTCGACACCGAGAAAGCGGGCAAGGACCGAACCGCGGCAAAGACACTGATAGAGAGCCGCATAGAGAAGTTCGAGGGCGACGACGAGGAGGAGCCAGGAGACGAGAACGGGGACGCCGGCCTCGATCTCGCGGAGATGTCCGCCGCGGACGTGGGAAACGCCGTCCGGAAGATCGACGACGTCGAACGCCTCCGGGAACTGATCGAGCGGGAGGAAGCCGGCGACAACCGGGACAGCGTCAAACGACTCGTCGAAAACCGGATCGACTCGGTCGCCGGAAGCGAGGAGTCCGACGAGCGGGAGCAGCTGTCGCCCGAGGAGAAACACCCCGAGCTGGATCACCCAACTGCCGACAAACAGTACGTCAAGGCCCTCGATAATGGGGCCTATCGTGACATGTGGGTGTACTGCGAGACCCAGGCGGGGGAACTGATCGACGTCTCCCTGGAGATGCTCGGAAAGGCACGCGAGCTGATGGACGAGTACAACCGTCAGTACGACGCCGCCGAGCGCGTCGTCGCGGTGCTGATCGGCGACGACGTCGCCGGCCACGCCGACACGTGCATCGAACACGGCGCCGACGTCGTCGTCTACCACGAGGACGATCGGCTCGAGCGCTTCCGGCACAAGCCCTACACAGAGATATTCTGTGACATGGCCCGGGGGGGAGCCGAACCGCCGATGGGGGTCGGCGAGGAACGCACACCCGGGACAGACCCGGATCCCGCAGACTGGCGAGACTACGACGAGCCGCGGTACACCCTCTTTCCGGCGACGAACAACGGGCGGGACCTCTCTGCGCTCGTGCAGGGCGAACTCGACTCCGGTCTCGCCAGCGACTGCTCGGGGCTGTACATCACCGACGTCACCGTCTCGAATCCGGTGAAAACGGGAGGCTCGGGGAACAACCGCGAGTTCCGGCGCGTGCTTCACATGAAGCGCCCCGACTTCTCCGGGTTCGAATACTCGACGATCCTCTGTCTCGACAACCCGACCCGGGAGTTTCATCCCCAGGGTGCCTCGGTCATCCCGGGGAGCTTCGACGTTCCGGACCCGGATCCCGAACGGGAGGGAGCGGTAATCGAACACGACCTCGAACTCGAAGACGAGTGGTTCCGGGCGGAGGTGATCGACTTCGATCGGCTGGACGGCGGTGTCGACCTCACGGGCAACGACGTCGTCGTGTGCATGGGCCGGGGGATCAGCGCGGATCCCACCCGCGGAATGGAACTCGCGGTTGAGCTGGCCGACAGGTTCGAAAGCGCCGACGTGGGCGTCACCCGGGGTATCGTCACCGGCTCGTTCAACTTCGACGGCCACGTCGAGCAGTACACCGCAGAGGAGCGTCAGATCGGCGAGACCGGCCAGGAGATCGAACCGGACCTGTACGTCGCCGCCGGCGTCTCCGGCGCCGTCCAGCACAAGGTCGGCTGCGACGAGTCGGGGACGATCGTGGCGATCAACACCGACCCGGACGCCCGGATCCACGACTGGTCGGACTACTTCATCGAGGGCGACCTCTTCGAAGTGTTGCCGCGGTTGATCGACGGGATCGCCGCCGGGGAAATCGACCTCGAGGCCGCGGCCGACGGGGGTGAACTCGAATGA
- a CDS encoding FAD-dependent monooxygenase: MTRESFEAVVVGCGPGGAAAAATLARNGVETLVLERGVEAGSKNVSGGLIYAEESSPYTIDDLFPGFREAATERPVTEYYLHNVAGRQVKTFDVTQLHEHDTEWSDAVLRRRMDSWLADRVHEMTAETGGGLLTEVRVNGLLRDGGEIVGVTCDELDPIEADLIVAADGVNSELARDAGLMDWEEPEEWFQGVKAVVDVPPEEIDDSFDVGPDEGAAHLFSGDLFGDARGGGFVYTNRDSLSIGTVFHLDSVVETRAEPHELLDALLTHPALGEWLPDEYTEREYSAKLVPDSKKVAHRSPHRDRLVLVGDAAGQMQAQGPIIKGMNHAVTAGALAAEAYVEARSRGDSGLSGELYERKLNDEGVMGKLRPRRYELVRQVGEHDALADVLDTVTRSPVGRLGVRALGDRLERLYSSAFLATMVPDTKTPYVTLPTVIAEELGAPVVEENDVEPPSLEERIGELTYNTDVGNPHIELIDDSIEASGTAVTACPVSAKEFGGGCYREERVGTNGGEQRVVSLDTQPCVECGTCAIVADTEWEHPRGGKGVAFDEG; encoded by the coding sequence ATGACTCGCGAGTCGTTCGAGGCGGTCGTCGTCGGCTGCGGTCCGGGCGGGGCGGCTGCTGCGGCGACGCTCGCACGAAACGGCGTAGAGACGCTGGTGCTCGAACGGGGGGTCGAGGCGGGCTCGAAGAACGTCTCAGGCGGGCTCATCTACGCCGAGGAGTCGTCCCCGTACACGATCGACGACCTGTTTCCCGGCTTCCGCGAGGCGGCGACCGAACGCCCGGTGACCGAGTACTACCTCCACAACGTCGCCGGACGGCAGGTGAAGACCTTCGACGTGACGCAGTTGCACGAACACGACACCGAGTGGTCCGACGCGGTGCTCCGGCGACGGATGGACTCCTGGCTGGCCGACCGCGTCCACGAGATGACCGCAGAAACGGGGGGAGGACTGCTCACCGAAGTCAGAGTGAACGGCCTGCTCCGGGACGGCGGGGAGATCGTCGGCGTCACCTGCGACGAACTCGACCCGATCGAAGCGGACCTGATCGTCGCCGCCGACGGCGTCAACTCCGAACTCGCCCGTGATGCCGGTCTCATGGACTGGGAGGAGCCCGAAGAGTGGTTCCAGGGCGTCAAGGCCGTCGTCGACGTCCCGCCCGAAGAAATCGACGACAGCTTCGACGTCGGGCCCGACGAGGGGGCCGCTCACCTGTTTTCCGGGGATCTCTTCGGGGACGCGCGCGGCGGCGGGTTCGTCTACACGAACCGGGACTCCCTGTCCATCGGAACGGTGTTTCACCTCGACAGCGTCGTCGAGACGCGAGCCGAACCCCACGAACTGCTGGACGCGCTGTTGACCCATCCGGCGCTGGGCGAGTGGCTCCCCGACGAGTACACCGAACGGGAGTACTCCGCGAAGCTCGTTCCCGACTCGAAGAAGGTCGCCCACCGATCGCCCCACCGAGACCGGCTCGTCCTCGTGGGGGACGCGGCCGGACAGATGCAGGCACAGGGACCCATCATCAAAGGAATGAATCACGCGGTGACGGCCGGGGCACTCGCAGCCGAGGCGTACGTCGAGGCGCGCTCCCGAGGGGATTCCGGCCTCTCTGGGGAGCTGTACGAGCGGAAGTTGAACGACGAAGGCGTGATGGGGAAGCTCCGTCCCCGCCGCTACGAACTCGTCCGGCAGGTCGGCGAACACGACGCCCTCGCCGACGTGCTCGATACGGTGACGCGATCGCCTGTAGGTCGGCTTGGAGTGCGAGCGCTCGGCGACCGGCTGGAACGGCTCTACTCGTCGGCGTTCCTCGCCACGATGGTGCCGGACACGAAGACGCCGTACGTCACGCTTCCGACAGTGATCGCCGAAGAGCTCGGTGCACCCGTCGTGGAGGAAAACGACGTCGAACCCCCGAGCCTCGAGGAACGGATCGGCGAATTGACGTACAACACCGACGTGGGCAACCCGCACATCGAACTGATCGACGACTCGATCGAGGCGAGCGGCACAGCGGTGACCGCCTGTCCGGTGAGCGCGAAAGAGTTCGGCGGCGGCTGTTACCGCGAAGAGCGCGTGGGAACCAACGGCGGCGAACAGCGCGTCGTGAGCCTCGACACCCAGCCGTGCGTCGAGTGTGGCACCTGCGCGATCGTGGCCGACACCGAATGGGAGCACCCACGCGGCGGCAAGGGCGTTGCCTTCGACGAAGGATAA
- a CDS encoding TrkA C-terminal domain-containing protein, with translation MPSLPFEILLGIYLGVLTGIIPALVAGTLGFVFRYVTGVTIPGFGVVVLALAIAGINGGLLALNDETIRTDENAVAILTAIVVVLMLALYAHAKGDKLGANVPRRMSLKGLRERTLSTDVVELVGGRGRVRITVVGEVEDLEGYPPLSPELREEIKTNEWTFPADLPVSELESRFEDQLRTEFDLASASVSIDERARATVAGAPPVGGLSKRIPPGKRAVSVPALVPTGLVPGESVRITTPDLTVEGTLLSASSGTSTEKNKPDAKTDGGEPEETPSPATVAIDRTDGGDGRVTVAVDRSDAGTLLRAERGEVIVLSRGIRREFELTSLLRRAGKRFRKVSVKAGGPLDGTTIGEVNVREAYDVVILAAKHDGWTITPRGETELAAGDDLFVVGTREALTGFEVVAG, from the coding sequence ATGCCATCGCTTCCGTTCGAGATCCTCCTGGGGATCTATCTGGGCGTCCTCACGGGGATCATCCCGGCGCTCGTCGCCGGCACGCTGGGGTTCGTCTTCCGGTACGTGACCGGAGTGACCATCCCCGGGTTCGGTGTGGTCGTCCTCGCGCTCGCAATCGCGGGGATAAACGGGGGGCTGCTCGCGTTGAACGACGAGACGATCCGGACCGACGAAAACGCCGTCGCGATTCTGACGGCGATCGTCGTCGTGTTGATGCTCGCGCTGTACGCCCACGCGAAGGGGGACAAACTCGGCGCGAACGTTCCCAGACGGATGTCGCTCAAAGGGTTGCGGGAACGCACCCTCTCGACGGACGTCGTCGAACTGGTCGGAGGGCGGGGACGGGTACGGATCACCGTCGTCGGCGAGGTCGAGGACCTCGAGGGGTACCCTCCGCTGTCACCTGAACTCCGCGAGGAGATCAAAACTAACGAGTGGACGTTCCCCGCTGACCTCCCCGTCTCGGAGCTGGAGTCGCGGTTCGAAGACCAGCTCCGGACCGAGTTCGACCTGGCGAGTGCGTCCGTGTCGATCGACGAACGGGCGCGGGCGACGGTCGCTGGAGCCCCGCCGGTCGGGGGGCTCTCGAAACGGATCCCCCCGGGAAAGCGGGCGGTGTCGGTGCCTGCGCTGGTCCCGACCGGGCTCGTTCCGGGTGAATCCGTCCGAATCACTACCCCCGATCTCACCGTCGAGGGGACGCTGTTGAGCGCGTCGTCGGGGACGTCGACCGAAAAGAACAAGCCGGACGCGAAAACCGACGGCGGCGAACCCGAGGAAACGCCGTCGCCGGCGACAGTGGCCATCGACCGGACCGACGGCGGCGATGGACGGGTGACGGTGGCAGTCGACCGGTCGGACGCCGGAACGCTCCTCCGGGCAGAACGCGGGGAGGTTATCGTTCTCTCTCGGGGGATCCGACGGGAGTTCGAACTCACCTCGCTGCTCCGTCGCGCCGGAAAGCGCTTCCGGAAAGTCTCCGTGAAGGCGGGGGGACCGCTGGACGGAACCACGATCGGCGAGGTGAACGTTCGGGAGGCGTACGACGTCGTCATCCTGGCTGCGAAACACGACGGCTGGACGATCACCCCGCGGGGCGAGACGGAACTTGCTGCAGGCGACGATCTGTTCGTCGTGGGCACACGCGAGGCACTGACTGGCTTCGAGGTGGTGGCAGGGTGA
- a CDS encoding TrkA C-terminal domain-containing protein has product MIPVPAATFAEPNVALLNLLTYAILAGVAAGCVAAAYRWYVNDELPEGIAIIFGVSVIALYLNTASLGSYVAGEQVGLFDPATAFFNLVALGVATAVSPVGLRVGDRLGRNAAAMAGGRRLQGDVSEVVRSAGRVTTVTLPSADDINDIDAYDPVAPGTKERMSEETLLFPRRITVAELRERLAVRIKEDFGVGHVDLDISADGTVEYLGVGSRAAGVGPTLAPGTVAVAVRGDPPYAATPGDIVQLWTDEEGPKRVSSAELRATAGDVATVTVDESDAEKIDQSRRYRLVTLPAEPQADREFASLLRNADETMTVATVSADSELVGAPIGDLGPTVAAVRPRDGPIEAIPPRSYALAAGDELYLVGRPDSLRRAERRARGEGEPEQPGAQSS; this is encoded by the coding sequence GTGATCCCGGTTCCGGCCGCGACCTTCGCGGAGCCGAACGTCGCCCTCCTGAACCTGCTCACGTACGCGATCCTCGCCGGCGTCGCCGCCGGGTGCGTAGCGGCGGCGTACCGGTGGTACGTCAACGACGAACTGCCGGAGGGGATCGCCATCATCTTCGGCGTGTCGGTGATCGCGCTGTATCTCAACACCGCCTCCCTGGGATCGTACGTCGCAGGGGAACAGGTCGGGCTGTTCGATCCGGCGACCGCGTTTTTCAACCTCGTCGCGCTGGGCGTCGCCACGGCCGTCTCTCCGGTGGGGCTCCGGGTCGGTGACAGGCTGGGTCGAAACGCTGCCGCGATGGCGGGCGGCCGACGGCTCCAGGGGGACGTCTCGGAAGTGGTCCGCAGCGCCGGGCGCGTCACGACCGTCACGCTTCCCTCCGCAGACGACATCAACGACATCGACGCCTACGACCCGGTCGCCCCCGGAACGAAGGAACGAATGAGCGAGGAGACGCTGCTTTTCCCGCGGCGGATCACCGTAGCGGAGCTGCGAGAGCGGCTCGCCGTGCGAATCAAGGAGGATTTCGGCGTCGGTCACGTCGACCTCGACATCTCTGCGGACGGAACCGTCGAGTACCTCGGTGTCGGCTCCCGTGCGGCAGGGGTCGGGCCGACCCTCGCGCCGGGCACCGTCGCGGTCGCGGTTCGGGGGGATCCGCCGTACGCCGCGACCCCCGGCGACATAGTGCAGCTGTGGACCGACGAAGAGGGACCGAAACGCGTTTCCTCGGCCGAACTCCGGGCGACCGCCGGCGACGTCGCCACGGTCACGGTCGACGAGTCCGACGCCGAAAAGATCGACCAGTCGCGCCGGTATCGACTGGTCACGCTCCCCGCGGAACCCCAGGCGGACCGGGAGTTCGCCTCGCTGTTGCGCAACGCAGACGAGACGATGACCGTGGCAACAGTATCGGCCGACAGCGAACTCGTCGGTGCGCCGATCGGCGACCTCGGCCCGACAGTCGCCGCCGTTCGACCTCGCGACGGGCCGATCGAGGCGATCCCACCCCGAAGCTACGCGCTCGCGGCGGGCGACGAACTGTACCTCGTCGGACGGCCCGATAGCCTCAGGCGAGCAGAGCGACGAGCCCGGGGGGAAGGGGAACCCGAACAGCCGGGTGCGCAATCCTCTTAG
- a CDS encoding ubiquitin-like small modifier protein 1, translated as MEWKLFADLAEVAGEDTVEIDAAIDTVDDALAALLERHPGLEERILDEDGELLDHINVLCNGESVRNGDGMDTQLEDGDELALFPPVSGGEQ; from the coding sequence ATGGAATGGAAACTGTTCGCCGACCTCGCGGAGGTCGCCGGCGAGGACACCGTCGAGATCGACGCCGCAATCGACACCGTAGACGACGCGCTCGCGGCGCTGCTCGAACGGCATCCCGGACTCGAGGAGCGGATACTCGACGAGGACGGCGAATTGCTGGATCACATCAACGTCCTATGCAACGGCGAGTCCGTCCGGAACGGCGACGGGATGGACACACAACTCGAAGACGGCGACGAACTCGCGCTGTTTCCCCCGGTAAGCGGCGGCGAACAGTGA
- a CDS encoding DUF5518 domain-containing protein: protein MNGDTLINALIGAVVTIVTSFVPFSPILGGGVAAWLENGDRTDGTKVGALSGALISLLLLPLLFVGLVLAPIDFGFTFVIMLFVVTFGAAYLIGFGALGGYLGAYIRDEHEGSNSGSAGTQSTLDSQFDGDERS, encoded by the coding sequence ATGAACGGCGACACACTCATCAACGCACTCATCGGCGCAGTCGTCACCATCGTCACCTCGTTCGTCCCGTTCTCGCCGATCCTCGGTGGCGGCGTCGCGGCGTGGCTCGAGAACGGCGACAGGACCGACGGGACGAAAGTCGGCGCCCTCTCGGGGGCGCTGATCTCCCTGCTGCTGCTTCCACTGTTGTTCGTCGGGCTCGTGTTGGCGCCGATCGACTTCGGATTCACGTTCGTCATCATGCTGTTTGTCGTGACTTTCGGCGCTGCCTACCTGATCGGATTCGGCGCCCTCGGCGGCTACCTCGGCGCATACATCCGCGACGAACACGAGGGATCGAACTCGGGATCAGCCGGAACGCAGTCGACGCTCGACTCTCAGTTCGACGGCGACGAGCGGTCGTAG
- the coaBC gene encoding bifunctional phosphopantothenoylcysteine decarboxylase/phosphopantothenate--cysteine ligase CoaBC, which translates to MLEGVNVALGVTGSIAAVKVVELAHELRRQGAEVRGVATPAARQIVHPWAVEFATENDVVTEITGEVEHVELCGRDGWADVLLVAPMTANTAGKIAAAIDDTPVTTCATTALGSGLPVVAVPAMHEPMYDHPGVADSLGRLQSWGVSIVKPRLEEGKAKIASESDVVTAVARATTPQTLAGKHVVVTAGATKEQLDPIRVITNRASGKTGRAVARACHVRGADVTLVQDGPEVGYADVVEIESADEMIEATVEACRTADALVSAAAISDFTADSVVEKIRSGTPLSVDLEPTPKLIDTVRDRYPELPIVGFKAETGGNDEEMVREARRIRDRVGLSFVVANDADVMGEDETRVLLVDNEVVERSGTKTAVAGSVADKLAGTVGESDYDRSSPSN; encoded by the coding sequence ATGCTCGAGGGGGTCAACGTCGCGCTGGGCGTCACCGGAAGCATCGCAGCGGTCAAGGTGGTCGAACTCGCACACGAGCTCCGCCGACAGGGAGCGGAGGTCAGGGGAGTTGCCACTCCTGCGGCCCGACAGATCGTCCATCCGTGGGCGGTCGAGTTCGCCACCGAAAACGACGTTGTCACCGAGATCACGGGCGAGGTCGAACACGTCGAGCTGTGTGGTCGGGACGGCTGGGCGGACGTCCTGCTCGTCGCGCCGATGACCGCAAACACCGCCGGCAAGATCGCGGCCGCGATCGACGACACGCCGGTGACGACGTGTGCGACGACGGCGCTGGGCTCGGGGCTGCCGGTCGTCGCCGTGCCGGCCATGCACGAGCCTATGTACGACCATCCCGGCGTTGCCGATTCGCTCGGGCGTCTGCAGTCGTGGGGGGTTTCGATCGTGAAGCCACGGCTCGAGGAGGGGAAAGCCAAGATCGCCAGCGAATCCGACGTCGTCACTGCGGTCGCTCGAGCGACGACGCCACAGACGCTCGCGGGAAAGCACGTCGTCGTCACAGCGGGTGCGACCAAAGAGCAGCTGGATCCCATCCGGGTCATCACCAACCGAGCGTCCGGAAAGACGGGTCGGGCGGTCGCACGGGCGTGTCACGTTCGCGGCGCCGATGTGACTCTGGTCCAGGACGGGCCCGAGGTCGGCTACGCCGACGTCGTCGAGATCGAGAGTGCAGACGAGATGATCGAGGCCACAGTCGAGGCGTGTCGCACCGCCGACGCGCTCGTCTCGGCGGCGGCGATCTCGGATTTCACCGCCGACTCAGTCGTCGAGAAGATCCGTTCGGGGACGCCGCTGAGCGTCGACCTCGAACCCACGCCGAAGCTCATCGACACCGTTCGGGACCGCTACCCGGAGCTGCCGATCGTCGGGTTCAAGGCCGAAACCGGCGGCAACGACGAGGAGATGGTCCGGGAGGCCCGCCGGATCCGCGACCGCGTCGGCCTGTCGTTCGTCGTCGCCAACGACGCCGACGTGATGGGCGAAGACGAGACCCGCGTTCTCCTCGTCGACAACGAGGTGGTGGAACGGTCGGGGACGAAAACCGCCGTCGCCGGCAGTGTCGCAGACAAACTCGCGGGGACAGTCGGCGAGAGTGACTACGACCGCTCGTCGCCGTCGAACTGA
- a CDS encoding UPF0058 family protein codes for MKKQELIHLHGLLAEVRKQCEAWNEETELDEYESLGVKPTSIHRSKTDHKEAVFALADGITAPMEESEVDSETETLTATAD; via the coding sequence ATGAAAAAGCAGGAACTCATTCACCTTCATGGCCTGCTCGCGGAGGTACGCAAGCAGTGTGAGGCATGGAACGAGGAGACCGAACTGGACGAGTACGAATCGCTGGGCGTCAAACCGACATCGATCCACCGATCGAAAACGGACCACAAGGAGGCGGTGTTTGCCCTGGCGGACGGGATCACCGCACCGATGGAGGAGTCTGAGGTCGACTCCGAGACCGAAACGCTGACCGCGACCGCGGACTGA